From one Pseudomonas sp. MYb118 genomic stretch:
- a CDS encoding ABC transporter substrate-binding protein: MLKFFYTFLLILGAGYGSAARAESVLFLNPGEVDEAFWVSYSQFMQAAATDLGIDLRIVYSRRLPELTVAQARQALQGPDRPDYLVFANEQYIAPQVLRLAQGSGVKLFMVNASLTANQMSLLGERPDRLGSLVPNDEEGGYLMAKELIRQHRPVAPGQTIDMLAFSGLKITPSAQLREKGMMRALAEHPEVRLRQLVYGGWTHKRAYEQAKLLRQRYPNVSLVWSANDEMAFGAMQAYTEAGQVPGKDVLFSAVNTSKEALQAKVQGRLTALIGGHFTLGGWALVQLHDIDRGVDISRYGGRDRQIPLLQLIDTATARRMLAMGEAPDYGVDFRKMSAKGRPAGYRYPFTLQTLMR, translated from the coding sequence ATGCTGAAGTTTTTCTACACCTTCCTGCTGATACTCGGTGCAGGTTACGGTTCTGCTGCGCGTGCAGAGTCGGTGTTGTTCCTCAATCCGGGCGAAGTGGACGAGGCATTCTGGGTCAGTTACTCGCAATTCATGCAGGCGGCGGCCACCGACCTGGGGATTGACCTGCGCATCGTCTATTCCCGGCGCCTGCCCGAACTGACCGTGGCCCAGGCTCGCCAGGCGCTGCAAGGTCCCGATCGCCCCGATTATCTGGTCTTCGCCAACGAACAATACATCGCCCCGCAGGTGCTGCGGCTGGCGCAGGGCAGCGGTGTGAAGCTGTTCATGGTCAATGCTTCGCTGACGGCCAACCAGATGAGCCTGCTCGGCGAGCGCCCGGATCGGCTGGGCAGCCTGGTGCCCAACGACGAGGAGGGCGGTTACCTGATGGCCAAGGAGCTGATTCGCCAGCATCGGCCGGTAGCGCCCGGCCAGACGATCGACATGCTGGCGTTTTCCGGCCTGAAGATCACGCCGTCGGCGCAACTGCGCGAAAAAGGCATGATGCGGGCGCTGGCCGAGCATCCCGAAGTTCGCCTGCGGCAACTGGTCTACGGCGGCTGGACACACAAACGGGCCTATGAGCAGGCGAAATTGCTGCGTCAGCGTTACCCGAATGTCTCGCTGGTGTGGTCGGCCAATGACGAAATGGCCTTTGGCGCGATGCAGGCCTACACCGAGGCCGGCCAGGTGCCGGGCAAGGACGTGCTGTTCAGCGCGGTCAACACCTCAAAGGAGGCCTTGCAGGCGAAGGTGCAGGGGCGCCTGACTGCGCTGATCGGCGGGCACTTCACCCTCGGCGGCTGGGCGCTGGTGCAGTTGCATGACATCGACCGTGGCGTGGACATCAGCCGTTACGGCGGTCGGGACCGGCAGATCCCGCTGCTGCAACTGATCGACACGGCCACCGCCAGGCGCATGCTGGCCATGGGCGAGGCGCCGGACTACGGCGTGGACTTCCGCAAGATGTCTGCCAAGGGCCGACCCGCCGGCTATCGCTACCCGTTCACCCTGCAAACCCTGATGCGCTAG
- a CDS encoding DUF2970 domain-containing protein — protein sequence MDDPIDNKPPTFWQMLHSVMAAAFGVQSGKNRARDFTHGKPSHFVILGILFTVVFALSLYGIVQLVLLLAGV from the coding sequence ATGGACGATCCAATCGACAACAAACCGCCAACCTTCTGGCAAATGTTGCACAGCGTGATGGCGGCGGCGTTCGGGGTGCAGAGCGGGAAAAACCGGGCCCGGGACTTCACCCATGGCAAGCCCAGTCACTTCGTGATCCTGGGGATCCTCTTCACGGTGGTGTTCGCCCTGTCGCTGTACGGCATCGTGCAACTGGTGCTGTTGCTGGCCGGGGTCTAG
- a CDS encoding DUF6543 domain-containing protein produces MPHPHVTHSIHAPLLEQSIPDWLTQATPQHREALRNANAPLPAWYRQAPRQQRKALDDSLVAHFKAQNQLGEALAGLQDIHTFAEPLLRQCLKTRFGVELDVNQTFLHLLQTVGVGAVLPIEIGAFEVSKMSLLQAALHNFEEAEFEPDAFHRASGFAVQSAQSATLEPVATSMSVPDFIQACRALDLGDQYQQHLKGVLYPDDPAALYTLRERFDAAQKTALRAAAERALLQNDIVPADHTSILAIIDGDRQPRQGGKPIRFCEMTLMDRPLNGCIGFTFGDPAEDPDDLLLYIPDDPHHPLKRYKTSQLETALRQQFTARDEAAPDDGHPTAYQRFFSRFLAYSDRPYYFSQFTVDTPDASFTDRLATHFSLLHEMGSGHGRARN; encoded by the coding sequence ATGCCCCATCCCCACGTCACCCACAGCATCCACGCGCCATTGCTCGAACAGTCCATCCCAGATTGGCTGACCCAGGCCACGCCGCAACATCGTGAGGCACTGAGGAACGCCAACGCGCCGCTACCAGCCTGGTATCGCCAAGCCCCAAGACAACAACGCAAGGCGCTTGACGATAGCCTGGTCGCCCATTTCAAGGCGCAGAATCAACTGGGCGAGGCCCTGGCCGGGTTGCAGGACATCCACACCTTCGCCGAACCGCTGCTGCGGCAATGCCTCAAGACCCGGTTCGGGGTCGAGCTGGACGTCAACCAGACCTTCCTGCACCTGCTGCAAACGGTCGGGGTGGGCGCGGTGCTGCCGATTGAAATCGGTGCCTTCGAGGTGTCGAAGATGTCATTGCTGCAAGCCGCGCTGCACAACTTCGAAGAAGCCGAGTTCGAACCCGATGCCTTTCATCGCGCGTCCGGATTTGCCGTTCAATCGGCGCAATCCGCCACGCTGGAGCCCGTCGCGACATCCATGAGCGTGCCGGATTTCATCCAGGCCTGCCGGGCGCTGGATCTCGGCGACCAATACCAGCAGCACCTCAAGGGCGTGCTGTACCCCGACGATCCTGCGGCCCTGTACACCCTGCGCGAGCGATTCGACGCCGCGCAGAAAACCGCCCTGCGTGCCGCCGCCGAACGGGCGTTGCTGCAAAACGATATCGTGCCGGCCGACCACACTTCGATCCTGGCGATCATCGACGGTGACCGGCAGCCCCGGCAGGGGGGAAAGCCGATCCGCTTCTGTGAAATGACCCTGATGGACCGCCCGTTGAACGGCTGCATTGGCTTCACCTTCGGCGATCCCGCAGAGGATCCCGACGACCTGTTGCTGTACATCCCCGACGACCCTCATCACCCGCTCAAGCGCTACAAGACCTCGCAACTGGAAACAGCCCTCAGGCAGCAGTTCACGGCCAGGGATGAAGCCGCGCCGGACGACGGCCACCCTACGGCTTATCAGCGCTTCTTTAGCCGCTTTTTGGCCTATTCCGACCGCCCGTACTACTTCAGCCAGTTCACCGTCGACACCCCCGATGCCAGCTTCACCGACCGGCTGGCCACGCATTTTTCCCTGCTTCACGAAATGGGCTCAGGCCATGGCCGAGCACGAAACTGA
- a CDS encoding leucine-rich repeat domain-containing protein gives MANPQPFLAPLFVPLDKDREDNVDLWSCLFDRYRERMMADARSYAVPSAEIDARVRKQLFARLLDIGMLVLGAVSMFVPVLGEVTMTLVACQLLEESIAGVVEWGEGDRMAAKAHLLDVAQNLVLMGVTAGVGKGLAKLSVAPAPAVIEDLHPVTLPDGNTRLSRADLAGYETPDFAAPATFEPDSGPDAMGRYELDDKTYIRIDGKVFEQTYDRDLKRWRIRHPKDPQAYQPVLTHNRAGAWRHVLENPLAWNRLKLLRRIGHLSDAWSDEQLLQIADISETSDNALRRMHMDNGLPPPELVDTLRLFTAERDVTHVIEQVVSGAHIDERCLHVLPLVPELPGWPVGRTLQIFDSPGLTGVRVEYGRASQPPKPAIRLSRFDVLSGQMPARVLEALDDSERAELLGADAARERVWHPQVLREQIAAAVRARRPSLFNQFYRHRTQGLPLIDKLQRFHPGLSDAAAQDILAHASGGDITTLKSTDRVPRALHKEARCYVRRGRASGARARQALGLADGAAVSAPQGPGKRRFQPPRRIRKNLLGYPASGEGMLGSSGLNIALVLRLQHLYPDLEMAEANGIVLALIRSGQSDAQILQMLEQLREQWLALEQTLESWVTQGGNVEQKAEVALSLRNTWRGRPFAEENAAYRQLELVCDEPLPTLTADFSHVTTLRLRVPSSTDQQIRTLLRNFSGVINLDLRSNRLITNPIARENAGHLLNLDLSDNPLYQLDVSAMTQLEVLILKGTQLQEWPTGADTLWHLDWLDLRATRIRELPPEALARDELLINTNLSGAPLSETARQQLQLAWQRCESTLGLPDATLARFFREPVPEHTIRPFENGTLLASRLLLLPPRLPAEQSTASFVRRLRRVDPALTEGEAMAVIEGWRVGVTDAWVNAHIEAWGQRFEAVTRQLNGWIFSRRTGHPLYGGRWSSSQRRSEAAEKILACWKRGLREAAGENANTLDLSNIDGLGELPQLPAGFDHVQSLNLRGNGLQENDLGGFLPAFSQLCSLDLGLNRLERLPQAAAGLTRLQALGLSSNRFSDLAILAQDLGAKPRLETLRLSYNRIKAFNGTDLESLPGLRHLELNFNQLNRFDGPIPPLLNSLHLNGNDLHQWPDGVLQAPSLEVLNLAGNPINEIPVEAFDGSHDQLLVGTQLFGIMRYLSTDTLNRLLGHLDRVGSNSALGISRDNIERWLANPEWVAMEE, from the coding sequence GTGGCTAATCCACAACCGTTTCTCGCCCCATTATTCGTGCCGCTGGACAAGGATCGCGAAGACAACGTCGATCTCTGGAGCTGCCTGTTCGATCGCTATCGCGAGCGAATGATGGCGGACGCGCGCAGTTACGCCGTGCCCTCGGCCGAGATTGACGCGCGGGTGCGCAAGCAACTGTTCGCCCGCCTGCTCGACATCGGCATGCTGGTGCTGGGGGCGGTGTCGATGTTCGTGCCGGTGCTGGGTGAAGTGACGATGACGCTGGTGGCGTGTCAGTTGCTGGAGGAGTCGATTGCCGGGGTGGTCGAGTGGGGCGAGGGCGACCGTATGGCGGCCAAGGCGCATTTGCTCGATGTTGCGCAGAACCTGGTGTTGATGGGCGTCACGGCCGGCGTCGGCAAGGGACTGGCGAAGCTGTCCGTGGCACCCGCGCCGGCTGTGATCGAGGACTTGCACCCGGTCACCTTGCCCGACGGCAACACCCGCCTGAGCCGGGCGGACCTGGCGGGTTATGAAACGCCCGATTTTGCCGCTCCGGCCACCTTCGAACCCGACAGCGGACCGGATGCCATGGGCCGCTACGAGTTGGACGACAAGACCTATATCCGCATCGACGGCAAGGTCTTTGAGCAGACCTACGACCGCGACCTCAAGCGCTGGCGGATCCGGCACCCCAAAGACCCGCAGGCCTATCAACCCGTGCTGACCCACAACCGGGCGGGCGCCTGGCGCCATGTGCTGGAAAACCCGTTGGCCTGGAACCGCTTGAAGCTGTTGCGGCGCATCGGCCACCTGAGCGACGCCTGGTCCGACGAGCAATTGCTGCAGATCGCCGACATCAGCGAGACCAGCGACAACGCCTTGCGCCGCATGCATATGGACAATGGTCTGCCGCCCCCTGAGCTGGTGGATACTTTGCGGCTGTTCACTGCCGAGCGGGATGTCACTCATGTGATCGAGCAGGTGGTGAGCGGAGCACACATTGACGAGCGTTGCCTGCACGTACTGCCCCTGGTCCCCGAGTTGCCGGGCTGGCCCGTCGGGCGCACCCTGCAAATCTTCGATTCCCCTGGGTTGACCGGGGTGCGAGTCGAATACGGCCGTGCAAGCCAGCCGCCGAAACCGGCGATTCGCCTGAGCCGTTTCGACGTGTTGAGCGGACAGATGCCGGCGCGCGTTCTCGAGGCCTTGGACGACAGCGAGCGCGCTGAGTTGCTGGGGGCCGATGCCGCGCGGGAGCGGGTCTGGCATCCGCAGGTTTTGCGTGAGCAGATTGCCGCGGCTGTCCGCGCTCGACGACCGTCGTTGTTCAATCAGTTTTATCGCCACCGTACCCAGGGCTTGCCTCTGATCGACAAGCTGCAACGGTTCCACCCCGGGCTGAGCGACGCTGCGGCGCAGGACATACTGGCCCATGCCTCCGGCGGAGACATAACCACACTCAAAAGCACTGACCGGGTGCCGCGTGCCCTGCACAAGGAGGCTCGCTGCTATGTTCGACGTGGGCGCGCGAGCGGGGCGCGGGCGCGCCAGGCACTCGGCCTGGCCGACGGCGCAGCGGTATCGGCGCCCCAAGGACCCGGAAAACGTCGCTTCCAGCCACCGCGTCGAATCCGCAAGAACCTGCTGGGTTATCCCGCCAGTGGCGAAGGGATGCTCGGCTCCTCCGGACTGAACATTGCGTTGGTGCTGCGCTTGCAGCATTTGTATCCGGACCTGGAAATGGCCGAGGCCAACGGTATCGTCCTGGCCTTGATCAGGTCCGGGCAGAGCGACGCGCAGATCCTGCAGATGCTTGAACAGTTGCGCGAGCAATGGCTGGCGCTCGAGCAAACCCTGGAGAGTTGGGTGACGCAGGGCGGCAACGTAGAGCAGAAGGCCGAGGTGGCGCTGAGTTTGCGCAATACCTGGCGCGGCCGGCCTTTCGCCGAAGAAAACGCCGCTTACCGGCAGCTTGAACTGGTGTGTGACGAGCCATTGCCCACGCTCACCGCAGATTTTTCCCATGTGACGACGTTGCGCTTGCGCGTACCGAGCTCCACCGACCAGCAGATTCGTACGCTGCTGCGCAATTTTTCCGGGGTGATCAACCTCGACTTGCGCAGCAACCGATTGATCACCAACCCGATTGCCCGTGAAAACGCGGGCCACCTGCTGAACCTCGACCTGTCGGATAACCCGCTGTACCAGCTCGATGTCAGCGCCATGACCCAGCTTGAAGTGCTGATCCTGAAGGGCACGCAGTTGCAGGAGTGGCCAACCGGGGCGGACACCCTGTGGCACCTGGACTGGCTCGACCTGCGTGCCACGCGCATTCGCGAACTGCCTCCCGAGGCCCTGGCGCGTGATGAACTGCTGATCAACACCAACCTGAGCGGCGCGCCGTTGTCGGAAACCGCCCGGCAACAATTGCAGTTGGCCTGGCAGCGCTGCGAATCGACGTTGGGCTTGCCCGACGCGACGCTGGCGCGGTTTTTCCGCGAACCGGTGCCGGAACACACCATACGCCCCTTTGAAAACGGCACGTTGCTCGCCAGTCGATTGCTGCTGTTGCCGCCCAGGCTGCCTGCCGAACAAAGTACGGCGTCGTTTGTCCGGCGCCTGCGCAGGGTTGATCCCGCGTTGACCGAGGGCGAGGCCATGGCCGTGATCGAGGGGTGGCGTGTGGGCGTGACGGACGCCTGGGTCAATGCGCATATCGAAGCCTGGGGGCAACGTTTCGAAGCCGTCACCCGCCAATTGAATGGCTGGATTTTCTCCAGGCGCACGGGCCATCCGCTTTACGGCGGACGCTGGAGTTCCTCGCAGCGGCGCAGTGAGGCGGCAGAGAAAATCCTGGCGTGCTGGAAAAGGGGCTTGCGCGAAGCGGCTGGCGAGAATGCGAATACGCTGGACTTATCCAACATCGACGGGTTGGGGGAGTTGCCCCAATTGCCTGCCGGGTTCGATCACGTGCAGTCGCTGAACCTGCGCGGCAATGGATTGCAGGAGAATGACCTGGGTGGCTTTCTGCCGGCGTTCAGCCAACTGTGTTCGCTGGACTTGGGCCTCAACCGCTTGGAGCGCCTGCCCCAGGCCGCTGCTGGCCTGACCCGCCTGCAAGCGCTGGGCTTGTCCAGCAACCGCTTCAGCGACCTGGCGATCCTTGCGCAGGATTTGGGGGCAAAGCCCCGGCTGGAGACTCTGCGCCTGAGCTACAACCGCATCAAGGCATTCAACGGCACCGACCTTGAGAGCTTGCCTGGCCTGCGTCACCTGGAGCTGAATTTCAATCAGTTGAACCGTTTCGACGGCCCCATTCCACCGCTGCTGAACAGCCTGCACCTGAATGGCAACGACCTGCACCAATGGCCCGACGGCGTGTTACAGGCACCGAGCCTCGAGGTGCTGAACCTGGCGGGCAATCCGATCAACGAGATACCGGTCGAAGCCTTCGATGGCAGCCACGATCAACTGCTGGTGGGCACGCAGTTGTTCGGCATCATGCGCTATCTCTCGACCGACACCCTCAACCGCCTCCTGGGCCACCTCGACCGGGTGGGCAGCAACAGCGCCCTGGGCATTTCGCGAGACAACATCGAACGATGGCTCGCCAATCCCGAGTGGGTGGCGATGGAGGAATAA